One Solanum pennellii chromosome 9, SPENNV200 DNA segment encodes these proteins:
- the LOC107029853 gene encoding uncharacterized protein LOC107029853, which produces MNMSNFDESNSSENQQLPTFKDPKGCLDITTNHQKDDDIKKIVILHQDIIMDEQKDDDANKRETLHQNNPQKCQDITIGIKKIMVLQEECQDITKDTNNIVILHQVSNQDDHQDVVNETIVIQHVEEELELVQEDIQHVEDEVVNDIIVAPHPIVVVENQVVVLQEDYNDGFRTPTSLESKIPILTTCPGAPRRNYNGIKRKASSSLRRGERNIRVWNDYRHRHTARF; this is translated from the coding sequence ATGAATATGTCAAATTTTGATGAGAGCAATTCTAGTGAAAACCAACAACTACCCACTTTTAAAGATCCAAAAGGGTGTCTAGATATTacaacaaatcatcaaaaagATGATGATATCAAGAAAATTGTCATATTGCATCAAGATATTATAATGGATGAACAAAAAGATGATGATGCCAACAAAAGAGAAACATTGCACCAAAACAATCCACAAAAGTGTCAAGATATTACAATAggaatcaagaaaataatggtATTGCAAGAAGAGTGTCAAGATATTACAAAGGACACTAACAACATAGTAATATTGCATCAAGTTTCTAATCAAGATGATCATCAAGATGTTGTTAATGAGACAATAGTTATACAACACGTTGAAGAAGAATTAGAATTAGTACAAGAAGATATACAACACGTTGAAGATGAGGTTGTCAATGATATAATAGTAGCACCACACcccattgttgttgttgaaaaCCAAGTGGTAGTGCTACAAGAAGATTACAATGATGGATTTAGGACTCCAACTTCTTTGGAATCAAAAATTCCAATTTTAACAACATGTCCTGGTGCACCAAGACGTAACTATAATGGTATTAAACGAAAAGCTTCATCATCACTAAGAAGAGGGGAAAGAAATATTAGAGTATGGAACGATTATCGCCATCGCCATACCGCTAGATTTTGA